In Maridesulfovibrio sp., a single genomic region encodes these proteins:
- a CDS encoding nucleotidyltransferase family protein — MSNRSELLRSITISPETSVKECLEKLNKAGVGILTVCTPDYRLEGVVTDGDIRRAFLSGIPFESSCMEIACTDPLTAPAGCGPEEVLALMDHGKSFTVDQLPLVDSQGRVVDILLRHNMCFCNESTPSMKAVVMAGGFGTRLRPLTETLPKPMLPVGDRPLLERIIDQLKEAHIENIDVTTHYMPEKIIEHFGDGSKFGVSINYVSENKPLGTAGALSLIEEPDTPLLVINGDILTQVDFNAMLAFHREHDSVLTVGVRQYEFQIPYGVIECEGAHICRLKEKPVQKFLVNAGIYLLEPEVQKMVKPDEFTNMTDLIEALIAMGKTVTSFPVMEYWLDIGQLADYNKAQSDITNLDGAEKEDE, encoded by the coding sequence ATGAGCAACAGATCAGAACTTCTTCGCAGCATCACAATCTCCCCGGAAACTTCCGTAAAAGAGTGCCTGGAAAAGCTTAACAAAGCCGGGGTAGGAATTCTCACTGTCTGTACCCCGGATTACAGGTTGGAAGGAGTCGTAACTGATGGAGACATACGCAGGGCTTTTCTGTCTGGCATACCTTTCGAATCTTCATGTATGGAGATTGCCTGCACAGATCCGCTCACAGCACCAGCAGGATGCGGTCCTGAAGAAGTTCTGGCTCTTATGGACCACGGGAAGAGCTTCACGGTAGATCAGTTGCCCCTAGTGGACAGCCAAGGACGTGTTGTGGATATACTTCTTCGCCATAACATGTGTTTTTGCAATGAAAGCACACCGTCCATGAAGGCCGTTGTTATGGCAGGCGGATTCGGCACCAGACTTCGGCCTCTCACCGAAACCCTGCCAAAGCCGATGCTTCCGGTTGGAGACCGCCCTCTGCTTGAACGTATCATAGACCAGTTGAAAGAAGCGCATATCGAAAATATTGATGTAACAACCCACTATATGCCGGAAAAAATAATTGAGCACTTCGGTGATGGGAGCAAATTCGGCGTCAGTATAAACTATGTATCCGAAAACAAACCTCTTGGAACTGCCGGAGCTCTTTCGCTTATTGAGGAACCGGACACCCCGCTGCTTGTAATCAACGGTGATATCCTCACTCAGGTGGACTTCAATGCAATGCTCGCGTTTCACAGGGAACATGATTCCGTGTTAACGGTTGGAGTCCGCCAGTATGAATTCCAGATACCTTACGGTGTAATCGAGTGCGAGGGAGCACATATCTGCCGCCTGAAGGAAAAACCTGTCCAGAAATTTCTGGTCAACGCGGGTATCTACCTGCTGGAACCCGAAGTCCAGAAAATGGTCAAGCCGGACGAATTCACAAACATGACCGACCTGATCGAAGCCCTGATAGCTATGGGCAAGACGGTTACCAGCTTCCCGGTAATGGAATACTGGCTGGATATCGGACAGCTCGCGGATTACAATAAGGCGCAGAGCGACATCACGAATCTGGATGGAGCGGAAAAAGAAGATGAGTAA
- a CDS encoding LegC family aminotransferase, which yields MSLANNILDAMKTVLPQGGGFLPLHEPVFPGNELAYTKECIETTFVSSVGKFVDRFEEMLADYTGAKRAVAVTNGTAALHMALMLGGVKAGDEVIIPGLTFVATANAVAYTGAIPHIVDSEETTLGIDADKLDAHLSTLAEIRDSECFNKETGRRISALVPMHVFGIPSDIDGLLAVCEKYSIPMVEDAAEAIGSFYKGKHCGRFGKVASLSFNGNKTITTGGGGAILTDDEELGALCKYLTTTAKVPHKWEYFHDMVGYNYRMPNINAALGCAQMEKLDEILLSKRKLAEKYVEAFANVEGVRFLKDPEQCSSNYWFCTIILEKGFEAERDSILEATNGAAYMTRPLWTAMHRLPMYENCPKSDMNVAESLEKRVINIPSGAGIIGV from the coding sequence ATGAGCCTCGCAAACAATATTCTTGACGCGATGAAAACCGTGCTCCCGCAGGGCGGAGGATTCCTCCCCCTGCACGAGCCGGTATTTCCGGGAAATGAACTGGCATATACAAAGGAATGCATCGAGACCACCTTTGTATCCTCCGTGGGCAAATTTGTGGACCGGTTCGAGGAAATGCTCGCCGATTACACCGGAGCAAAACGTGCTGTGGCCGTAACCAACGGCACCGCAGCACTGCACATGGCCCTGATGCTTGGCGGAGTCAAAGCCGGAGACGAAGTAATCATCCCCGGACTGACCTTTGTGGCCACCGCCAACGCGGTAGCCTACACCGGAGCGATACCGCACATAGTTGATTCCGAGGAAACAACCCTGGGGATAGACGCAGACAAACTCGACGCACACCTGAGCACCCTTGCCGAAATCCGTGACAGCGAATGTTTCAACAAGGAAACAGGCCGCAGAATTTCCGCTCTGGTTCCCATGCATGTTTTTGGAATTCCTTCCGATATTGATGGACTTCTGGCTGTTTGTGAAAAGTACTCCATCCCCATGGTTGAGGATGCGGCGGAAGCTATCGGATCATTTTACAAAGGCAAGCACTGCGGCAGATTCGGCAAAGTCGCCTCGCTCAGCTTCAACGGAAACAAGACCATTACCACAGGCGGCGGTGGAGCAATACTTACCGATGACGAAGAACTGGGCGCATTGTGCAAGTACCTGACCACCACTGCGAAAGTCCCTCACAAATGGGAATATTTCCACGACATGGTCGGCTACAACTACCGTATGCCCAACATCAATGCCGCTCTGGGCTGCGCGCAGATGGAAAAGCTGGATGAAATCCTTCTCAGCAAACGCAAGCTGGCTGAAAAATATGTTGAAGCATTTGCGAACGTTGAAGGAGTCCGCTTCCTGAAAGATCCCGAGCAGTGCAGCAGCAACTACTGGTTCTGCACAATCATCCTTGAAAAAGGATTTGAAGCTGAAAGGGATTCAATACTTGAAGCCACCAACGGAGCCGCCTACATGACGCGTCCGCTGTGGACGGCCATGCACCGGTTGCCCATGTACGAAAACTGCCCGAAGAGCGACATGAACGTAGCAGAGTCCCTTGAGAAAAGGGTCATCAACATTCCCAGCGGTGCCGGGATAATCGGGGTTTAA
- a CDS encoding NAD(P)-dependent oxidoreductase, with protein sequence MKNILVTGGAGYVGSILLRRLLNDGYGVVCVDTLKFGGESLIDIYDHPNFTFHKVDVADASLMDKIMAESNLHGVIHLAAIVGDPACKLYSDEAKRTNWGASVYLADKCVELGIERFIFASTCSNYGKMPDPEGYVVETTPLAPVSLYAELKVKFEKYFLEEMEKSDAFCPTSLRFSTVYGMSHRMRFDLTVNEFTKDLALKKELVIFGEQFWRPYCHVADFTNAMMTVLEAPKEKVAYDVFNVGDTAENYTKKMLADELSKLFPAADIKYVKKDEDPRDYRANHDKIRERLGFKITKTVPEGMREIKEIVELGIISDPEGQQYYNIPHKRD encoded by the coding sequence ATGAAAAACATTCTTGTCACCGGCGGAGCCGGATATGTAGGATCCATTCTTCTGCGCCGCCTGCTCAACGACGGCTACGGTGTAGTCTGCGTTGATACCCTCAAATTCGGTGGCGAGTCGCTGATCGATATATATGATCATCCCAATTTCACTTTTCATAAAGTGGATGTTGCAGATGCTTCTCTCATGGATAAAATCATGGCTGAAAGCAACCTGCACGGCGTTATCCATCTTGCGGCAATCGTAGGTGATCCGGCCTGCAAGCTTTACTCCGACGAGGCAAAGCGCACCAACTGGGGAGCTTCCGTATACCTTGCAGACAAATGTGTGGAACTTGGCATTGAACGCTTCATATTCGCATCCACCTGCTCCAACTACGGCAAGATGCCCGATCCTGAAGGCTACGTGGTGGAGACAACTCCGCTGGCTCCGGTTTCCCTTTACGCTGAACTCAAGGTCAAATTCGAAAAATACTTCCTTGAAGAGATGGAAAAGAGCGATGCTTTCTGCCCCACATCACTCAGGTTCTCCACTGTTTACGGCATGTCCCACCGCATGCGCTTCGACCTGACTGTAAACGAATTCACTAAGGATCTCGCCCTGAAAAAGGAACTGGTTATTTTCGGAGAACAGTTCTGGCGTCCCTACTGCCACGTGGCTGATTTCACCAACGCGATGATGACCGTTCTTGAAGCCCCCAAGGAAAAGGTTGCCTACGATGTCTTCAACGTAGGAGACACCGCGGAAAACTATACCAAGAAAATGCTCGCTGACGAATTGTCCAAACTCTTCCCGGCAGCGGACATAAAATACGTCAAAAAAGACGAAGATCCCCGCGACTATCGCGCCAATCACGACAAGATCAGGGAACGCCTCGGTTTCAAAATAACCAAAACCGTTCCTGAAGGAATGCGCGAGATCAAAGAAATCGTCGAACTCGGCATAATAAGCGACCCCGAGGGGCAGCAGTACTACAACATCCCTCACAAGAGAGATTAA
- a CDS encoding serine acetyltransferase, translated as MSNHTTGLHDFTTFILSRAYGFDAKLLDPGIIKNAADQSVADSKYHYDITAEEVFARISANRNELPVYLYRLGRILYEKTPDHPVLRCLHWVMREVCCCELYFSSKIDEGLLILHGLGTVIGSRNTIGKGLTIYQGCTIGHKKDDGKGSVIGNGVTMFANSLILGELTIGDNAVIGSNSLVLKDVPADCVAKGSPAVVTPLQAGNK; from the coding sequence ATGAGCAACCACACGACAGGATTGCATGACTTCACGACTTTCATCCTGTCAAGGGCTTATGGTTTCGATGCAAAGCTCCTTGATCCGGGTATTATCAAGAATGCTGCGGATCAATCTGTCGCGGACTCGAAATATCATTATGACATAACTGCCGAAGAGGTCTTTGCCAGAATCTCCGCCAACAGAAACGAACTGCCTGTGTATCTGTACAGGCTTGGAAGAATCCTCTACGAAAAAACCCCGGACCACCCTGTGCTGCGCTGTCTGCACTGGGTGATGAGGGAAGTCTGTTGCTGTGAGCTTTATTTCTCTTCAAAAATAGATGAGGGGCTGCTGATCCTGCATGGACTGGGTACTGTTATCGGCAGCAGAAATACCATTGGTAAAGGACTTACCATATATCAAGGATGCACCATAGGGCACAAAAAAGACGATGGCAAAGGAAGCGTCATCGGAAATGGTGTCACCATGTTTGCCAACTCACTGATTCTGGGAGAATTGACCATAGGCGATAATGCGGTTATCGGCAGTAATTCACTTGTATTGAAGGATGTCCCGGCCGACTGTGTAGCAAAAGGATCACCGGCCGTAGTCACCCCCCTGCAAGCAGGGAATAAATAA
- a CDS encoding acylneuraminate cytidylyltransferase family protein, whose amino-acid sequence MIAIIPARGGSKGLPGKNIRPLQGKPLIGWTVEAALAARHIDKIILSTDDDEIAGIAAKFGASVPFMRPAELASDTAIADDAYIYTVNRLNSEFGYDINELCILQPTSPLRLPEHIDGAIELFHAKKAEAVIGVCELPHPIEWVKGMDENGVLTSINKEFDEASNDNRQGVSPKYLPNGAVFVLSFEKLLTRDFYGPKTYGYKMERRYSADIDSIDDFEYAEFMLNKRNL is encoded by the coding sequence ATGATCGCGATAATCCCTGCGCGGGGAGGCTCCAAAGGCCTCCCCGGCAAGAACATAAGACCGTTGCAGGGCAAACCACTGATCGGATGGACGGTGGAAGCCGCACTCGCAGCCAGGCACATTGATAAAATCATCCTCTCGACCGATGATGATGAAATCGCCGGCATCGCGGCAAAATTCGGTGCCTCGGTTCCTTTCATGCGTCCTGCGGAACTCGCCTCGGACACAGCCATTGCGGACGACGCGTACATCTACACCGTCAACAGATTAAACAGCGAGTTCGGGTACGACATAAACGAACTATGCATTCTGCAACCGACTTCACCTTTGCGCCTGCCGGAACACATAGACGGGGCAATTGAACTTTTTCACGCTAAAAAGGCGGAAGCGGTTATCGGTGTCTGCGAACTTCCCCACCCGATTGAATGGGTGAAAGGAATGGATGAAAACGGGGTGCTGACCAGCATCAACAAGGAATTTGATGAAGCCTCCAACGACAACAGACAGGGTGTGAGCCCCAAATATCTGCCAAACGGCGCGGTATTCGTCCTTAGTTTTGAAAAACTGCTCACTAGAGACTTTTACGGCCCGAAGACGTACGGTTATAAAATGGAACGGCGATATTCAGCGGATATTGATTCCATAGACGATTTTGAGTACGCAGAATTTATGCTGAACAAAAGGAATCTATAA
- a CDS encoding N-acetylneuraminate synthase family protein, whose protein sequence is MITVKLGSGEITQESCPYIISEIGANHNGDLALAKTMVDKCIDLGCDCAKFQAFTVESCCSTTVYENNPGLKEDVCRYSLDRDDLIELARYCAEKKIDFCCTPENEVELDFLIEKCGMKFIKIASQDVTSIPFLKYIASKKLPMILSTGLAKLAEIENAVEILTENGNDQLVILHCVSLYPPEDAEVNLKNISMLKSLFDFPIGYSDHTLGYSIPLAAAAMGASVIEKHFTMDKDMEGWDHAVSANPEELKIIVEETKRIHTALGSYKRVVSEREKKQIVDFKKSVVLRTPLKKGEIVTIENIDFKRPQTGIKPEYLELVIGRAAAKDIDADRPVNFEDLR, encoded by the coding sequence ATGATTACAGTTAAATTGGGCTCCGGTGAAATTACTCAGGAAAGTTGTCCGTACATTATCAGCGAAATAGGTGCCAACCACAACGGTGACCTTGCGCTGGCCAAGACAATGGTGGACAAATGTATTGATCTGGGCTGCGATTGCGCAAAATTCCAGGCTTTTACCGTAGAATCGTGCTGCTCCACTACGGTCTACGAAAACAATCCAGGACTGAAAGAGGATGTCTGCAGGTACAGCCTGGACAGGGACGACCTCATTGAACTCGCAAGATATTGCGCGGAAAAAAAGATTGATTTCTGCTGCACCCCCGAAAACGAGGTAGAACTGGATTTCCTTATTGAAAAATGCGGGATGAAGTTTATCAAGATCGCTTCCCAGGATGTTACAAGCATTCCCTTCCTCAAATATATAGCATCCAAGAAATTGCCAATGATTCTGTCCACAGGGCTTGCAAAACTTGCCGAAATAGAAAACGCAGTTGAAATCCTGACTGAAAACGGCAACGATCAGCTTGTAATCCTGCACTGCGTTTCCCTCTATCCTCCAGAAGATGCGGAAGTGAACCTCAAGAACATCAGCATGCTCAAAAGTCTTTTCGATTTCCCCATCGGGTATTCCGACCACACCCTCGGCTACTCTATCCCCCTCGCTGCCGCGGCAATGGGAGCTTCGGTTATCGAAAAGCACTTCACCATGGACAAGGACATGGAAGGATGGGACCACGCCGTATCCGCCAATCCGGAAGAGCTCAAAATCATTGTTGAAGAAACAAAACGCATCCATACGGCACTCGGCTCCTACAAAAGAGTCGTGTCGGAACGGGAAAAGAAACAGATCGTTGACTTCAAAAAGAGCGTTGTTCTGAGAACCCCGCTTAAAAAAGGCGAAATCGTCACCATTGAAAATATCGATTTCAAACGCCCCCAGACCGGCATCAAACCGGAATACCTGGAACTGGTCATCGGCAGGGCTGCGGCAAAAGATATCGACGCCGACCGCCCGGTCAACTTTGAGGACCTGCGGTAA